The proteins below are encoded in one region of Oncorhynchus tshawytscha isolate Ot180627B linkage group LG04, Otsh_v2.0, whole genome shotgun sequence:
- the LOC112240792 gene encoding LOW QUALITY PROTEIN: proepiregulin (The sequence of the model RefSeq protein was modified relative to this genomic sequence to represent the inferred CDS: inserted 1 base in 1 codon): MTYLKAAHPLCCGLSPSPTAKXAMRNPQSSILLSFLGLLLVWPDVHSTDVLSSTQPAPTSPPCSHCEAGTTADQEQSRPHMEKVMIRKCDSNLESYCLNGECLLLLDLNEHHCKCERGYYGPRCAHLEMVFQPMKEEHVILMVVCAGLLFIGIAGAFYFFCRWYKRNRCPPQQKQQTYQEVQMV; this comes from the exons ATGACCTACTTAAAAGCGGCCCATCCTCTCTGCTgcggtctctctccatctccgaCCGCTA GAGCAATGAGGAACCCACAATCGTCCATCCTGCTCTCATTTCTCG GTCTGTTATTAGTCTGGCCTGATGTACATTCTACAGatgtcctctcctccacacagCCAGCCCCAACCAGCCCCCCCTGCTCCCACTGTGAGGCAGGAACAACAGCAG ACCAGGAGCAGTCCCGTCCTCACATGGAGAAGGTGATGATCCGCAAATGTGACTCCaatctggagagctactgtctcAACGGAGAATGTCTCTTACTGCTGGATCTCAACGAACACCACTGCAA gtgtgagAGGGGTTACTACGGGCCCAGGTGTGCTCACCTGGAGATGGTGTTTCAGCCAATGAAAGAAGAGCATGTCATTCTGATGGTGGTATGTGCGGGCCTTCTGTTTATAGGCATCGCTGGAGCCTTCTACTTCTTCTGCCGATG GTACAAGAGAAATAGATGTCCACCCCAACAGAAACAGCAGACGTACCAGGAGGTGCAGATGGTGTGA